In Colletotrichum higginsianum IMI 349063 chromosome 1, whole genome shotgun sequence, one genomic interval encodes:
- a CDS encoding FCP1-like phosphatase, with protein MGKLLSLGPRLHYPITITKLLKNPGEAIKKQESILEYSYKSMREFGDPIAGDTWQEEVTTIAGWDSPAEGTLKEWRLKEGTTVTRDAPCMMVDEACSHEVQFQGLCAICGKDMTEVNWASDQRDTQRATINMTHDQTGLMVSGDLAARAEHETQKRLLRQRKLSLVVDLDQTIIHACIEPTVGEWMEDPSNPNYEAVKDVKKFQLNDEGPRGMVTSGCWYYIKMRPGLAEFLERVAELYELHVYTMGTRAYALNIAKIVDPQQKLFGNRVISRDENGSMISKSLQRLFPVNTNMVVIIDDRADVWPSNRPNLIKVVPYDFFKGIGDINSSFLPKRQDILPAPSDSESKPAPEAPSEAPKSAEAKPEESQQNGKVSALDELVKMSSGDDKVLQAAQTGEQEKLLEQQIKERPLLHMQEELDKQDEQKEKETLDAEDGPHIMTVQHRSQVLRDNDTELTYLQQHLTELHQKFYEEYDEKRASAPAQSAPRRRPADENIDLDAVPDVGFVLDTMKASTLQGTTIVLSGLVPLGVDVLQSEIGIQAMSFGAQISTRVSKNVTHLVISTSRPRTQKVRQAAKIPSIKIVSQNWLSDCLSKWEHVDETPYLVEVHPADRRYHAAAAAAAASETTDADTVSDVDGDDLSRPHLTIIDETGEHRILEEDDDASDEDDGDQDGDDDNLMPDFEDGQTSPIDDLKTFDWEGVDDEMKEFLGSDDGISDTDTESRSGDTEAGDEPPSSQESVTGGGTKRKAMDDDTASDEGGSALSKKQRVAKSRGASKLSSVRTPNAEDQESSSLPTPQITGDEEDISRARDDGAVVDGGDDFDEDDLEADLEAELAAAGEN; from the coding sequence ATGGGCAAGCTACTTTCACTCGGCCCGAGGCTGCATTACCCGATTACCATCACGAAGCTACTCAAGAACCCCGGCGAAGCCATCAAGAAACAGGAGAGCATCCTGGAATACTCGTACAAGTCAATGCGCGAGTTTGGCGATCCAATCGCCGGCGACACTTGGCAAGAGGAGGTGACGACCATTGCTGGCTGGGATAGCCCCGCCGAGGGCACCCTCAAGGAATGGCGTCTCAAGGAGGGCACGACCGTCACGCGCGACGCGCCCTGCATGATGGTCGACGAGGCCTGCTCCCACGAGGTCCAGTTCCAGGGCTTGTGCGCCATCTGCGGCAAGGATATGACCGAGGTCAACTGGGCCAGCGACCAACGCGATACCCAGCGCGCCACCATCAACATGACCCACGATCAGACCGGCCTCATGGTCAGCGGCGACCTGGCAGCGCGCGCCGAGCACGAAACCCAGAAGCGTCTCCTGCGCCAGCGCAAGCTGAGCCTTgtcgtcgatctcgaccAGACAATCATACACGCCTGCATCGAGCCCACCGTCGGCGAATGGATGGAGGACCCATCGAATCCCAACTACGAGGCTGTCAAGGATGTCAAGAAGTTCCAGCTCAACGACGAGGGCCCCAGGGGAATGGTCACCTCGGGGTGCTGGTACTACATCAAGATGCGACCCGGCCTTGCCGAGTTCCTCGAAAGGGTGGCCGAGCTGTACGAGCTCCACGTCTACACCATGGGAACCCGCGCGTACGCGCTCAACATCGCCAAGATCGTCGACCCCCAACAGAAGCTGTTTGGCAACCGCGTTATCAGCCGTGACGAGAACGGCAGCATGATCTCCAAGAGCCTCCAGCGCCTGTTCCCTGTCAACACCAACATggtcgtcatcatcgacgacagGGCCGATGTTTGGCCGAGCAACCGACCCAACCTCATCAAGGTTGTGCCGTACGACTTCTTCAAGGGCATCGGCGACATCAACTCGAGCTTCCTCCCCAAACGACAAGACATCCTTCCCGCGCCATCCGACTCGGAATCGAAGCCCGCGCCGGAAGCCCCCAGTGAAGCACCCAAAtccgccgaggccaagccGGAGGAGTCACAGCAGAACGGCAAGGTGTCGGCCCTggacgagctcgtcaagatgagcagcggcgacgacaaggtGCTGCAGGCGGCACAGACCGGCGAGCAGGAGAAGCTGCTCGAGCAACAGATCAAGGAGAGGCCTCTGCTTCACATgcaggaggagctggacaaGCAAGACGAGcagaaggaaaaggaaaccctggacgccgaagacggccCGCACATCATGACCGTACAACACCGATCCCAGGTTCTCCGCGATAATGACACGGAGCTGACCTATCTGCAACAACATCTTACCGAGCTGCACCAGAAGTTCTACGAGGAGTACGACGAGAAGCGCGCCTCTGCGCCTGCTCAATCCGCTCCGCGCAGAAGACCCGCCGACGAGAACATCGACCTTGACGCGGTTCCGGACGTTGGTTTTGTCCTCGACACGATGAAGGCCTCAACCCTCCAAGGCACCACCATCGTGTTGTCTGGTCTTGTCCCTCTCGGCGTGGACGTGCTGCAGTCTGAAATCGGCATCCAGGCCATGAGTTTCGGCGCCCAAATATCCACCCGAGTGTCAAAGAACGTAACGCACCTCGTCATATCTACGTCTCGACCGCGGACGCAAAAGGTCAGACAGGCGGCCAAAATCCCAAGCATCAAGATTGTCAGCCAGAACTGGCTGTCGGATTGCTTAAGCAAATGGGAGCACGTCGACGAGACACCTTATCTGGTTGAGGTACACCCGGCAGACCGACGTtaccacgccgccgccgccgccgccgccgcctccgagaCGACAGATGCCGACACGGTGTCGgatgtcgatggcgatgatctGTCGAGGCCGCACCTGACCATTATTgacgagacgggcgagcATCGTATTctcgaagaagacgacgacgcgtcggacgaagacgacggcgaccaggACGGGGATGACGATAACCTGATGCCTGATTTCGAGGATGGCCAGACCAGCCCGATAGACGACCTGAAGACGTTCGACTGGGAgggtgtcgacgacgagatgaAGGAGTTTCTCGGGAGCGACGATGGCATTTCGGATACGGACACGGAGAGCCGCAGCGGAGACACGGAAGCCGGTGatgagccgccgtcgtctcaaGAATCGGTCACGGGTGGCGGAACCAAGAGGAaggccatggacgacgacacgGCGTCCGACGAAGGCGGAAGCGCGCTTTCGAAGAAGCAACGCGTGGCCAAGAGCCGTGGCGCCTCCAAGCTCAGTTCCGTCAGGACACCCAACGCCGAAGACCAAGAATCGAGCAGCCTGCCCACCCCGCAAATCACgggcgatgaggaggacATCTCCCGCGCACGCGACGACGGTGCGGTGGTGGACGGGGGCGATGActttgacgaggacgatctcgaggccgacctcgaaGCGGAGCTGGCGGCTGCGGGAGAAAACTAG
- a CDS encoding GRIM-19 protein: MPQDMPPVGGYQAVQYKRNLPARGFRPGTMLLGMGLVMGYGWYHLIKGIREANELAREKMWARIHLIPLLQAEEDRDQVRRWYADQSREKELLGENTKVYHSDRFVRPTFAVAPQTKN; encoded by the exons ATGCCTCAAGATATGCCGCCCGTGGGGGGATACCAGGCTGTGCAGTACAAG CGCAACCTGCCCGCCCGTGGATTCCGCCCCGGCACGATGTTGCTCGGTATGGGCCTTGTGATGGGATACGGATGGTACCACTTGATCAAGGGTATCCGGGAAGCCAA CGAGCTCGCGAGAGAGAAGATGTGGGCGCGCATCCAcctcatccccctcctccaggccgaggaggaccgcGACCAGGTCCGCAGGTGGTACGCCGACCAGTCGAGAGAGAAGGAGCTTTTGGGCGAGAACACCAAGGTCTACCACTCTGACAG ATTCGTCCGTCCTACTTTCGCTGTTGCGCCGCAGACCAAGAACTAG
- a CDS encoding Alpha-L-rhamnosidase has protein sequence MPSPQAAAIIASALLCLINPITGIPTQQHPVLLPKSSQDSFQNGTVIYGSNGTTTLTHQGTSSAIVVLDYGRNVEGYPTFEVVSTAGDTSGFEISYAESKASLGLYMSDGPLPLAAAMDTYRVNQYNITGPSLVTNRLIQGAFRYQKLNLSTPGSLRLRNIGVRPTTSTTPLTQLPGSFECSDEDLTRIWHVGARTVQLTEIPRNSVPDFLHVTKEGAYAESQAPQALAGTVAAQLLNYRVHLEVKPVKGGFGVAVLCDTLNSCVYISFDLVRHVVTAHAGSTTFDTLLATSALPTDMALFDTWHTVRIEVAAPSVTVTLDTLPVFNLTQTSRFFGSFGVGASFGHAAYFRNLSASTPAGETIYADPLTSPSFLADFMMGANPADTVVDGSRRDRIAYTGDLDVAIGAALASTHGTSFVDGSLDLLGSYQAPSGFFIPTAKIQQRPLASPLDVDATGLIGYSFNFVTALAQNYETRGDIAFARRWAPGIAKMLDWADSQTLPNGLFNVSDASIGGDWNYYDPAQTGAVTKFNAVYAYALQQSLLVLGDAGVDVTRYRSRLEALRAAINENLWSDDLGAYVMSDTLREGFAQDANALAILAGVPSPDATKRILATLSDALLLPAGPLAFSSSITTATGGNFAEKISPYASAYHLRAAFSSRDALTANTLLKTLWAPMADPANANYTGCFWETLNADGTPGLGVGTSLCHGWSAGPTAELSRFVLGVRPARPGFAGWEVEPQTLGLAWVSGRYPTSRGDLCVEWRFGDDDGLLRMEVKSPGGTTGTVHLPEPLLVGLNESVIRVNGVVVNNVTRFEVNGGDVFDLVQELNPGARTGTARKL, from the exons ATGCCGTCCCCTCAAGCTGCTGCTATCATAGCCAGCGCTTTACTCTGCTTGATCAACCCGATCACAGGCATACCAACCCAGCAGCACCCAGTTCTTCTTCCAAAGTCGTCTCAAGACTCGTTCCAAAATGGGACCGTTATATATGGTTCCAATGGAACCACAACCCTCACTCACCAGGGGACGTCTTCTGCCATCGTAGTCCTCGACTACGGTCGGAACGTGGAAGGATATCCTACATTCGAGGTTGTCTCTACCGCCGGAGACACCTCGGGCTTTGAGATTTCGTATGCCGAGAGCAAGGCCTCTCTTGGCCTGTACATG AGCGAtggcccccttcccctcgccGCGGCAATGGACACCTACAGAGTCAACCAGTACAACATCACGGGCCCGTCTCTCGTCACGAACCGCCTCATCCAAGGCGCCTTCCGCTACCAGAAGCTCAACCTCTCGACCCCCGGGTCACTCCGACTCCGCAACATCGGCGTCAGGcccacgacgtcgacgacaccTCTAACCCAGCTCCCCGGCTCTTTCGAGTGCTCCGACGAGGACCTCACCCGCATCTGGCACGTCGGCGCAAGGACGGTCCAGCTCACCGAGATCCCCAGGAACTCCGTCCCAGACTTCCTCCATGTCACCAAGGAGGGCGCCTACGCCGAGAGTCAGGCCCCTCAAGCGCTGGCCGGCACCGTGGCCGCACAGCTCCTCAACTACCGCGTCCATCTGGAGGTCAAACCCGTCAAGGGCGGCTTCGGAGTCGCCGTGCTCTGCGATACGCTCAACAGCTGCGTATACATCTCCTTCGACCTGGTGCGGCACGTAGTCACAGCCCACGCCGGCTCGACGACTTTCGACACCCTCCTCGCAACGTCTGCCCTCCCGACTGATATGGCCCTTTTCGATACATGGCACACTGTCCGCATCGAGGTCGCCGCGCCatccgtcaccgtcaccctAGACACCCTCCCGGTCTTTAACCTGACCCAGACGTCCCGCTTCTTCGGGtccttcggcgtcggcgcctcCTTCGGCCACGCGGCCTACTTCCGCAACCTCTCCGCCAGCAcgccggccggcgagacTATCTACGCCGACCCGCTAACGTCCCCTTCTTTCCTTGCGGACTTCATGATGGGCGCGAACCCGGCGGAtaccgtcgtcgacggctcCCGCCGCGATCGGATCGCGTACAcgggcgacctcgacgtggccatcggcgccgcgctggcgaGCACGCACGGCACGTCCTTCGTCGACGGGTCTCTCGACCTCCTGGGCTCGTACCAGGCCCCGTCGGGCTTCTTCATCCCCACGGCCAAGATCCAGCAGAGACCCCTGGCGTCCCCGCTGGACGTGGACGCGACGGGGCTCATCGGCTACTCCTTCAACTTCGTCACCGCCCTTGCGCAGAACTACGAGACGAGAGGAGACATCGCCTTCGCGCGGCGGTGGGCGCCCGGGATCGCGAAGATGCTGGACTGGGCCGACTCCCAGACCCTCCCGAACGGGCTCTTCAACGTCTCGGACGCGTCCATCGGCGGGGACTGGAACTACTACGACCCGGCCCAGACCGGCGCCGTGACAAAGTTCAACGCCGTGTACGCCTACGCCCTGCAGCAGTCcctgctcgtcctcggcgatgcgggcgTCGACGTGACGAGATACCGCTCCCGTCTCGAGGCCCTCCGCGCAGCCATCAACGAGAACCTCTGGagcgacgacctcggcgcgtACGTCATGTCCGACACCCTCCGCGAGGGCTTCGCCCAGGACGCCAacgccctcgccatcctcgccggcgtcccaTCCCCGGACGCGACGAAACGCATCCTCGCCACCCTCTCCGacgcgctcctcctccccgcgGGGCCCCTcgccttttcctcctccatcaCCACTGCCACCGGCGGGAACTTCGCAGAGAAAATCAGCCCCTACGCCTCGGCGTACCACCTccgcgccgccttctcctcgcgcGACGCCCTCACTGCAAATACCCTCCTCAAGACCCTCTGGGCGCCGATGGCGGACCCGGCCAACGCAAACTACACGGGGTGCTTCTGGGAGACGCTGAACGCCGACGGCACGCCcgggctcggcgtcgggACGTCCTTATGTCACGGGTGGTCCGCAGGCCCGACGGCGGAGCTGAGCAGGTTCGTCCTGGGCGTGCGGCCCGCGAGGCCCGGATTCGCCGGGTGGGAGGTCGAGCCGCAGACCCTGGGACTGGCTTGGGTTAGCGGGCGGTATCCGACCTCCCGCGGCGACTTGTGCGTCGAGTGGCGGTTTGGGGACGACGATGGGCTGCTGCGGATGGAGGTCAAAAGCCCCGGGGGTACCACGGGGACGGTACACTTGCCCGAGCCACTGTTGGTAGGGCTCAACGAGTCAGTTATCCGTGTCAATGGTGTTGTGGTGAACAACGTGACTCGATTCGAGGTCAACGGAGGGGATGTCTTTGACCTGGTGCAAGAACTAAATCCTGGTGCAAGGACGGGGACAGCAAGGAAACTATAG
- a CDS encoding Condensin complex subunit 1: protein MDSVTFDINDALKHYMSDPASIPTPEADGSLFDYENDPEGLTAAVVNPVLNPIVDAVAENPEAITRSAHLDSLQFLLKYTAFLPTHALSKIFDLVMSGLAAEGDAITHDLESPDEQETLAHHKQLLEIYGFLLQWTIAAVETKAAEKSSSAPVARGRGKPKKNAPKQDGVWDSATQLQSALDIMSKVLKLKLTKIFLTTSERDTFIGLLTRPVYMVLESEQRVKSTSIRMHAFKVLCIAVKHHGHAYAAQISIVQNLTYFEHLSEPMAEFLYILADTYDYPQLADEILRELSNKEFNTNDTKGPKSVSQFIVKLSELAPRLVIKQMTMLAKQLDSESYTLRCALIEVCGNMIAHLVKQDERGENHKSQLNAFFDVLEERFLDINPYCRCRAIQVYVKLCDLEQKFPKRRQRAAEMACRSLEDKSSHVRRNAIKLLGSLIKTHPFTVMHGAQLSRKDWQARLDKVDEELNALKPPDGAPGLGEGANTTVDNELLDEATQIEQSPQKPMTDEQKFEAVRKAREEAATSEAIEKLTLTKRYYSEALKFIDVLHEATGTVCQLLGSRNKSEVIEAMDYFEIGDAYNIEQNKVGIRRMLRLIWTKGNSDEGKGVQSHLIDVYKRLFFEAPDSFSSNDAANFIARNMISLTFGATPAELTSLEQLLSTMMKQGLIPEVVIAKLWQVYGVQKREISRTQRRGAIIVLGMLATANPEIVVGEMETMLRTGLGSHGRADLQLAKYTCIALRRINPSGRQAKESTVKFSRLPNDHAVLSKLASITEVPSDSKEWYGVAEQAINAIYAISKHPDTLCSDIIRHKTKQVFAAPQSRAGSQPSSQPSSRPASRDENQSVEASEDEDGNETVVPPASQPKKRDAAIGLSQLLFIVGHVAIKQIVHLELCELDFKRRKQEQEKEKTADKSTAQAGKKDEPDDLDLIGGTTEDDFTEAMAHIRERELLFGPDSLLAQFGPLVSEICANNTTYADKGLQAAATLCLAKLMCVSSEYCEANLPLLITIMERSTDATVRSNAVIALGDMAVCFNHLIDENTDFLYRRLADKDQSVKRTCLMTLTFLILAGQVKVKGQLGEMAKCLEDEDRRIADLARMFFTELSTKDNAVYNHFVDMFSLLSAEKNLEEESFRRIIRFLLGFVEKDKHAKQLADKLAARLTRCETERQWNDVAFALGLLQHKNEEITKTVSEGFRVIQLQA from the exons ATGGACTCGGTCACATTCGACATCAACGATGCGCTCAAGCATTACATGAGCGATCCCGCCAGCATCCCGACCCCCGAAGCCGATGGTTCCCTCTTCGACTACGAAAATGACCCCGAAGGCCTCactgccgccgtcgtcaacccGGTCCTCAACcccatcgtcgacgccgttgccgagAACCCCGAGGCCATCACCCGCAGTGCCCATCTCGACTCGCTGCAATTCCTCCTAAA GTACACCGCCTTCCTACCGACACATGCCCTCAGCAAGATCTTCGATCTTGTCATgtccggcctcgccgccgagggcgacgccaTAACCCACGACCTCGAATCCCCCGACGAGCAGGAGACCCTCGCCCACCACAAACAGCTCCTGGAGATCTACGGCTTCCTGCTGCAGTggaccatcgccgccgtcgagaccAAGGCCGCTGAGAAATCCTCCTCCGCTCCCGTCGCCAGAGGCCGCGGAAAGCCCAAGAAGAATGCCCCTAAGCAGGACGGCGTCTGGGACTCGGCCACACAGCTGCAGTCCGCTCTCGACATCATGAGCAAGGTCCTCAAGCTGAAGCTTACCAAGATCTTCTTGACCACCTCGGAAAGAGACACCTTTATCGGCCTGCTGACCCGCCCCGTCTACATGGTCCTCGAGAGCGAGCAGCGCGTCAAGAGCACATCCATCCGCATGCACGCCTTCAAGGTGCTGTGCATCGCCGTCAAGCACCACGGTCACGCCTACG CCGCCCAGATTTCCATCGTCCAGAACTTGACCTACTTTGAGCACCTTTCCGAGCCCATGGCCGAGTTTCTCTACATCCTGGCAGATACCTATGACTACCCCCAGCTGGCCGACGAGATTCTGCGCGAACTCAGTAACAAGGAGTTCAACACAAACGACACGAAGGGGCCCAAGTCCGTCTCCCAGTTCATCGTCAAGCTCTCCGAGCTGGCTCCCAGGCTCGTTATCAAGCAAATGACCATGCTCGCCAAACAACTCGACAGCGAG TCTTACACCCTGCGCTGCGCCCTCATCGAGGTTTGCGGAAACATGATTGCCCACCTGGTCAAACAGGACGAGCGCGGCGAGAACCACAAGTCCCAGCTTAACGCCTTTTTCGACGTGTTGGAGGAGCGCTTCCTCGATATCAACCCCTACTGCCGATGCAGGGCCATTCAGGTCTACGTCAAGCTCTGCGACCTCGAGCAAAAGTTCCCCAAGCGACGTCAGCGCGCGGCCGAAATGGCCTGCAGAAGCCTCGAGGACAAGAGCAGTCACGTCAGGCGAAACGCCATCAAGCTGCTCGGCTCCTTGATCAAGACCCATCCTTTCACCGTCATGCACGGCGCCCAGCTTTCCCGCAAAGACTGGCAGGCCCGCCTTgacaaggtcgacgaggagctcaacGCCCTGAAGCCCCCCGACGGTGCCcccggccttggcgaaggTGCCAATACTACCGTCGACAACGAGCTGCTTGACGAAGCCACACAGATCGAGCAGTCGCCCCAGAAGCCCATGACCGACGAGCAAAAATTCGAGGCTGTCCGCAAGGCGCGAGAAGAGGCTGCAACgtccgaggccatcgagaagcTCACCCTCACCAAGCGGTACTACTCGGAGGCTTTGAAGTTTATCGACGTCCTACACGAGGCTACCGGTACCGTCTGTCAGCTTCTTGGCTCCCGCAACAAGAGCGAGGTCATCGAGGCCATGGACTACTTCGAGATTGGCGACGCGTACAACATTGAGCAGAACAAGGTCGGCATCCGCCGCATGCTGCGTCTGATTTGGACAAAGGGCAACAGCGACGAGGGCAAGGGTGTCCAGAGCCACCTCATTGACGTCTACAAGCGCCTGTTCTTCGAGGCGCCCGACTCGTTCAGCTCCAACGACGCGGCCAACTTCATCGCCCGCAACATGATCAGTCTGACCTTTGGCGCCACCCCGGCCGAGCTGACGTCGCTGGAGCAGCTGCTGAGCACCATGATGAAGCAGGGCCTGATTCCCGAGGTTGTCATTGCCAAGCTCTGGCAGGTCTACGGCGTGCAGAAGCGCGAGATCTCCAGGACGCAACGTCGCGGCGCCATCATCGTGCTGGGCATGCTCGCAACCGCCAACCCCGAGATCGTCGTtggggagatggagacgatGCTGCGGACCGGATTGGGCTCCCACGGCCGTGCTGATCTCCAGCTGGCCAAGTACACCTGCATTGCTCTCCGCCGCATCAACCCCAGCGGCCGGCAAGCAAAGGAATCCACCGTCAAGTTCTCGAGGCTGCCGAACGACCACGCCGTCTTGTCCAAGCTGGCCTCCATCACCGAGGTTCCGTCCGACAGCAAGGAGTGGTACGGTGTTGCCGAGCAGGCCATCAACGCCATCTACGCCATCTCGAAGCACCCCGACACCCTCTGCTCCGACATTATCCGCCACAAGACGAAGCAAGTCTTTGCTGCGCCTCAGTCACGGGCAGGGTCCCAGCCAAGTTCGCAACCGAGCTCCAGACCGGCGTCGCGAGACGAAAACCAGTCTGTGGAGGCTtctgaggacgaggacggaaACGAGACGGTCGTGCCCCCCGCGTCCCAGCCGAAGAagcgcgacgccgccatcggcctcTCGCAGCTTCTGTTCATCGTCGGCCACGTCGCCATCAAGCAAATCGTGCACCTCGAACTCTGCGAACTCGACTTCAAGCGCCGTaagcaggagcaggagaaggagaagacggcggacAAGTCGACTGCCCAGGCgggcaagaaggacgagccggacgacctcgacctcatcGGCGGTACGACCGAGGACGACTTTACCGAGGCCATGGCCCACATTCGTGAGCGGGAGCTTCTTTTCGGCCCCGACTCGCTGCTGGCCCAGTTCGGACCCCTCGTGTCCGAGATCTGCGCCAATAACACGACGTACGCCGACAAGGGGCTTCAGGCCGCCGCTACGCTCTGCCTCGCCAAGCTCATGTGCGTGAGTTCCGAGTACTGCGAGGCCAACCTGCCACtgctcatcaccatcatggAGCGCTCGACCGACGCCACGGTGCGCtccaacgccgtcatcgcgCTCGGCGACATGGCGGTGTGCTTCAACCacctcatcgacgagaaTACAGACTTCTTGTACCGTCGTCTGGCTGACAAGGACCAGTCGGTCAAGCGCACGTGCTTGATGACGCTGACGTTCCTGATTCTCGCGGGACaggtcaaggtcaagggCCAGCTGGGAGAGATGGCCAAGtgcctcgaggacgaggaccggCGCATCGCCGACCTTGCGCGCATGTTCTTCACCGAGCTCAGCACCAAGGACAATGCCGTCTACAACCACTTTGTCGACATGTTCAGCCTGCTATCAGCCGAGAAGAACCTGGAAGAGGAGAGCTTCCGCAGAATCATCCGGTTCCTGCTGGGCTTcgtcgagaaggacaagCACGCCAAGCAGCTGGCCGACAAGCTCGCGGCCAGGCTCACGCGCTGCGAGACGGAGCGACAGTGGAACGACGTCGCTTTTGCCCTGGGGCTGCTCCAGCACAAGAACGAGGAGATCACCAAGACCGTCTCGGAGGGTTTCAGGGTCATCCAGCTCCAGGCTTAG
- a CDS encoding Cell cycle protein, with the protein MATATRKRSREAFEIHEDPPHARTEDTEMMAGSEQHTEEVDDDEEPDDVDNEPSDDSSDDDDDVVDSAVQRDMDRLQDGYPGFRQKYRLIKRIGEGTFSTVYKAEDLQYDRYDNDWDIEEKDNPAGKWTSPPLKPYPAAAATTTREPRRRARYVAIKKIYVTSSPTRILNELELLHDLRNCAAVCPLITAFRSTDQVVAILPYFRHEDFRDYFRQMKVSDMAIYLRSLFTALKAVHEHKILHRDIKPTNFLYDPQSRRGVLVDFGLAEREGSDSKPCLCHESRDVRKQRITNSAASQNGPQQGYPKNDTRPSRRANRAGTRGFRAPEVLFKCTEQTTKIDIWSAGVILLTILSKRFPFFNSADDVEAMIEIATIFGVKRMKQAGLLHGCMFETNIPTVGSVGFSLGKIILWSTCRTDGSRDGQPGIPLTDEETTAVDFLERCMELDPARRISAKEALEHDFLKEPQPKQAAEATEIEPDIVEDDDEMDIVQV; encoded by the exons ATGGCCACGGCGACACGCAAACGCAGCCGTGAGGCCTTTGAAATACACGAGGACCCCCCGCACGCCCGCACCGAAGACACCGAGATGATGGCCGGCTCCGAGCAACATACCGaagaggtcgacgacgacgaagaacctgacgacgtcgacaacgaACCCTCTGATGACagctccgacgacgacgacgacgttgtcgACTCGGCCGTTCAGCGCGACATGGACCGCCTACAGGACGGCTATCCTGGCTTCCGCCAAAAGTACCGTCTGATCAAGCGCATTGGCGAAG GCACATTCTCAACCGTCTACAAGGCAGAAGACCTCCAGTACGACCGCTATGATAACGATTGGGATATTGAAGAGAAGGACAACCCCGCCGGGAAATGGACATCGCCGCCCCTGAAGCCCtacccggccgccgccgccacgacgaCGCGCGAACCCCGCCGTCGAGCCCGCTACGTCGCCATCAAGAAGATCTACGTCACCTCGTCCCCGACGCGCATCCTCaacgagctcgagctgctgcacgACCTGAGAAACTGCGCCGCCGTGTGTCCTCTGATCACCGCCTTCCGCTCCACGGACCAGGTCGTTGCCATTCTCCCCTACTTCCGACACGAGGACTTCCGCGACTACTTCCGCCAGATGAAGGTCTCAGACATGGCCATCTACCTCCGCAGCTTGTTCACCGCACTCAAGGCCGTCCACGAACACAAGATCTTGCATCGCGATATCAAACCCACCAATTTCCTCTACGACCCGCAATCCCGACGCGGCGTGCTTGTCGACTTTGGCCTCGCTGAGCGCGAGGGCTCCGACAGCAAGCCCTGCCTGTGCCACGAGAGCAGGGACGTCCGCAAGCAGAGGATCACCAACAGCGCGGCATCGCAGAACGGGCCCCAACAAGGCTATCCAAAGAACGACACCCGCCCATCGAGGAGGGCAAACCGTGCCGGCACCCGGGGCTTCCGCGCTCCCGAGGTGCTATTCAAGTGCACCGAGCAGACGACAAAGATCGACATCTGGTCGGCCGGCGTCATCCTCCTGACCATCCTGAGCAAGCGATTCCCCTTTTTTAACAGTGCAGATGACGTTGAGGCCATGATCGAGATCGCCACCATCTTCGGCGTCAAGCGTATGAAGCaggccggcctgctgcaCGGCTGCATGTTTGAGACCAACATCCCCACTGTCGGCAGCGTCGGCTTTTCCCTGGGCAAAATCATCCTGTGGTCCACCTGCCGCACCGACGGCAGCAGGGACGGCCAGCCGGGAATCCCCCTgaccgacgaggagacgaCTGCCGTCGACTTCTTGGAGCGCTGTATGGAGCTCGATCCCGCCCGGCGCATCAGTGCCAAGGAGGCGCTGGAGCACGACTTCCTCAAGGAGCCACAACCCAagcaggcggccgaggcgactGAGATTGAGCCAGACATCGtggaggatgacgatgagaTGGACATTGTGCAGGTGTAA
- a CDS encoding 60S ribosomal protein L27a — MLKTRASTLLPQQKGGHHPTHNNRLASKEKNDVGCAMDTTNSAVCDPGRNVFVSKCTRKLTFSFSSRGHVSAGHGRVGKHRKHPGGRGLAGGQHHHRTNLDKYHPGYFGKVGMRYFHKQQNHFWKPVINLDKLWTLVPAEKREEYLAGKGDKVPVIDLLPFGYSKVLGKGRLPEVPIVVKARWVSKLAEKKITEAGGVVELVA, encoded by the exons ATGTTGAAAACAAGGGCGTCAACATTGCTTCCCCAGCAAAAAGGAGGACACCATCCCACACACAATAATCGTCTCGCCTCGAAAGAGAAGAACGATGTTGGGTGTGCGATGGACACCACCAACTCTGCCGTTTGCGATCCTGGGAGAAATGTCTTCGTTTCCAAATGTACCCGGAAGCTGACTTTCTCTTTCTCCAGCCGCGGACACGTCTCCGCCGGTCACGGACGTGTTGGCAAGCACCGCAAGCATCCCGGTGGTCGTGGTCTGGCCGGTGgtcagcaccaccaccgtaCCAACCTCGACAAGTACCATCCCG GTTACTTCGGTAAGGTCGGTATGCGCTACTTCCACAAGCAGCAGAA CCACTTCTGGAAGCCCGTCATCAACCTGGACAAGCTCTGGACCCTCGTTCCCGCTGAGAAGCGCGAGGAGTACCTCGCCGGCAAGGGCGACAAGGTCCCCGTCAtcgacctcctccccttcGGCTACTCCAAGGTCCTCGGCAAGGGCCGCCTCCCTGAGGTCCCTATCGTCGTCAAGGCCCGCTGGGTTTCCAAGCTC GCTGAGAAGAAGATCACCGAGGCCGGTGGTGTCGTTGAGCTCGTCGCGTAA